A region of Ochrobactrum quorumnocens DNA encodes the following proteins:
- a CDS encoding UDP-N-acetylmuramoylalanyl-D-glutamyl-2,6-diaminopimelate--D-alanyl-D-alanine ligase, translating to MSDWLWTSADMVEAMEGRPFGTLPAGITGISIDSRTLKDGEAFFAIKGDLFDGHDFATAAMAAGAGLLVVNESRLPALGNLKVPMIVVEDVLEALTKLGIASRERSTAQIIAVTGSVGKTTTKEALRHVLVDSGKVHASVASFNNHWGVPLTLARMPADTDYGVFEIGMNHHDEIRPLVKMVRPHVALITLIAPAHLGHFANLEEIAVAKAEIFEGVVPGGYALLNRDDKRFKQLEELAEKAGIEHIVTFGENARSDYRLREAKMHPTCSCMTVKIGSEEAVVKVGMPGRHIVQNMLAVLGAAHLVGADMAKVAIAMATLSAEGGRGARHVLEHPDGGSFTLIDESYNANPTSMRASLSLLQATPPEGPRGRRIAILGDMLELGRQSGKLHADLARPIVDAEVNVLYIGGREMSVLKNALPVEIHVEYRQSTEELLPLVMKAVRPGDVVMVKSSKGIGFSKIVKALTNQFPPVVPAE from the coding sequence ATGAGTGACTGGCTCTGGACATCTGCCGATATGGTGGAGGCCATGGAAGGCCGGCCTTTCGGTACGTTGCCTGCGGGTATCACCGGGATTTCCATCGATAGCCGCACGCTAAAGGACGGCGAAGCTTTTTTCGCGATCAAAGGCGATCTGTTTGATGGTCATGATTTTGCAACCGCTGCCATGGCGGCGGGTGCAGGTCTTCTGGTTGTCAATGAATCCCGTCTTCCTGCACTCGGTAATCTTAAAGTTCCGATGATTGTGGTCGAGGACGTGCTTGAGGCCCTCACCAAGCTCGGTATTGCTTCGCGCGAACGATCCACGGCACAGATAATCGCTGTTACCGGCTCAGTCGGCAAAACCACAACCAAAGAAGCGCTGCGTCATGTGCTGGTCGATTCAGGCAAAGTTCACGCTTCTGTTGCTTCGTTCAACAATCATTGGGGTGTGCCGCTGACGCTCGCCCGTATGCCTGCCGATACCGATTATGGTGTGTTCGAGATCGGCATGAATCATCACGACGAAATTCGTCCGCTGGTGAAGATGGTGCGTCCGCATGTGGCGCTGATCACACTGATTGCACCTGCGCATCTCGGGCATTTTGCCAATCTTGAAGAAATCGCAGTCGCGAAAGCTGAGATTTTTGAAGGTGTTGTGCCGGGCGGTTACGCGCTTCTCAATCGTGATGACAAGCGTTTCAAACAGCTTGAAGAACTGGCTGAAAAGGCAGGCATCGAGCATATCGTAACTTTTGGCGAGAATGCCCGTTCCGATTATCGCCTGCGCGAAGCGAAGATGCATCCGACCTGCTCATGCATGACGGTCAAGATCGGCAGCGAAGAGGCAGTCGTAAAGGTTGGTATGCCGGGACGCCATATCGTGCAGAACATGCTGGCTGTTCTGGGCGCGGCTCATCTTGTCGGTGCGGATATGGCAAAGGTTGCCATCGCAATGGCGACGCTTTCGGCAGAAGGCGGACGCGGTGCACGTCACGTGCTGGAACATCCGGATGGTGGTTCTTTCACGTTGATCGACGAAAGCTACAACGCAAATCCAACTTCGATGCGCGCATCGCTGTCGCTTCTCCAGGCCACTCCGCCGGAGGGGCCACGTGGTCGCCGCATCGCAATCTTAGGTGATATGCTCGAGCTTGGTCGTCAGTCAGGAAAGCTCCACGCCGATCTTGCACGGCCTATCGTCGATGCAGAAGTGAATGTGCTTTACATCGGCGGACGTGAAATGTCGGTGCTCAAAAACGCCTTGCCGGTTGAAATTCACGTCGAATACAGGCAGAGCACCGAAGAATTGTTACCGCTGGTGATGAAAGCAGTCCGCCCCGGCGATGTTGTCATGGTGAAATCCTCCAAGGGGATCGGCTTCTCCAAGATCGTCAAGGCGCTGACAAACCAATTTCCGCCGGTGGTGCCTGCTGAATAG
- a CDS encoding UDP-N-acetylmuramoyl-L-alanyl-D-glutamate--2,6-diaminopimelate ligase, with amino-acid sequence MKLKEITLFKELASGTADEVDITGVTSDSRKVERGFLFAALKGVKADGSAYAADAVKRGAVAIIAGKNVTLENPGVPVLHVDDPRHALAVAAAQFYGKQPEVMVAVTGTSGKTSVASFTRQIWAYAGFPAANIGTTGVFSPTRSDYNSLTTPDPVELHRVLAELVDEGVTHAAMEASSHGLDQRRLDGVTLAAGAFTNLGRDHMDYHATIEEYLNAKMRLFDTLLPKGSPAIIFADDQFSPQAIEAAKAAGCDVKTVGRKGDFITIKRVEHERFRQHVEVRIADEIFEIALPLAGDFQVANALVSAGLAIVTGVPAAAAMRALERLKGAPGRLDLVGATEEGAPAYVDYAHKPEALENVLTSVRPFTTGRVIVVFGCGGDRDKGKRPIMGEIAARLADVAIVTDDNPRSEVPAQIRSEIMAAAPGATEIGDRREAIFTAVSMMMPGDTLVVAGKGHEEGQIVGDITLPFSDHTEVAAALAARLEEHKE; translated from the coding sequence ATGAAGCTGAAGGAAATTACACTCTTTAAAGAACTGGCCTCCGGCACTGCGGACGAAGTGGACATTACCGGCGTCACGTCAGACTCTCGTAAGGTCGAACGCGGCTTCCTTTTTGCGGCCCTCAAGGGTGTAAAGGCTGATGGTTCTGCCTATGCTGCCGATGCAGTCAAGCGCGGCGCAGTTGCGATTATCGCGGGCAAGAATGTGACTCTGGAAAATCCGGGCGTGCCGGTGCTGCATGTGGATGATCCGCGTCACGCTTTGGCAGTTGCTGCCGCCCAATTTTATGGCAAACAGCCCGAAGTCATGGTCGCTGTCACCGGTACGAGTGGCAAGACGTCCGTCGCTTCTTTCACACGACAGATCTGGGCTTATGCAGGTTTTCCTGCAGCCAATATAGGAACGACTGGCGTCTTTTCGCCAACGCGCAGCGATTATAATTCGCTGACCACACCTGATCCTGTTGAGCTGCATCGTGTTCTGGCTGAACTCGTCGATGAAGGTGTTACTCATGCCGCAATGGAAGCCTCGTCGCACGGTCTTGATCAACGCCGTCTTGACGGTGTGACGCTTGCCGCCGGTGCTTTCACCAATCTCGGTCGCGATCACATGGATTATCATGCGACGATCGAAGAATATCTGAACGCAAAAATGCGCCTGTTCGATACACTTTTGCCAAAAGGATCGCCTGCAATCATTTTTGCAGATGATCAGTTCTCGCCGCAGGCGATTGAAGCGGCGAAGGCTGCTGGTTGTGACGTCAAGACTGTCGGCCGCAAGGGTGATTTCATCACCATTAAACGTGTCGAGCATGAGCGTTTCCGCCAGCATGTTGAGGTTCGCATTGCCGATGAAATCTTCGAAATCGCGTTGCCGCTGGCAGGTGATTTTCAGGTGGCGAATGCTCTCGTATCAGCAGGCCTCGCAATCGTGACAGGTGTTCCTGCGGCTGCTGCTATGCGCGCGCTTGAGCGTCTTAAAGGTGCGCCGGGTCGTCTTGATCTGGTTGGTGCTACGGAAGAGGGTGCTCCCGCTTACGTCGATTATGCACATAAGCCGGAAGCGCTCGAAAATGTTCTGACTTCCGTCCGTCCATTCACGACGGGTCGTGTGATTGTGGTGTTTGGCTGTGGTGGTGATCGCGACAAGGGCAAGCGTCCGATCATGGGCGAAATTGCTGCGCGCCTCGCGGACGTGGCCATTGTCACCGATGATAATCCGCGTTCGGAAGTGCCTGCGCAAATCCGTTCGGAGATCATGGCAGCGGCACCGGGCGCGACTGAAATTGGCGACCGCCGCGAAGCAATTTTCACCGCTGTATCGATGATGATGCCGGGCGACACACTCGTTGTTGCTGGTAAAGGGCATGAAGAAGGCCAGATCGTCGGCGACATCACGCTGCCGTTCTCGGATCATACGGAAGTGGCGGCAGCACTGGCTGCGCGCCTTGAGGAGCATAAGGAATGA
- a CDS encoding peptidoglycan D,D-transpeptidase FtsI family protein produces MAFVGSRKKHGNRARNRLWMAIACFVGIYGVIGGKLVYFGVIGGEDDDSNGPAVHQLASRPDILDRNGEILATDIKTSSLFAEPRKIVDPDETIELLSTVIPDLDWEATYRRLKSGAGFVWIKRGLTPRQQSQIMALGVPGIGFRTEKRRFYPGGPTASHVLGLVNVDNQGIAGMEKYIDSQGLSDLRAVGMATGQSLEPVRLSIDIRVQHIMRDVLVKAVDRYRAIAAGAVVLNVKTGEVIAMASVPDFDPNNPVHALDKDRLNRMSAGTYEMGSTIKSFTTAMALDSGKFNLNSRIDASRPLVIGRQTIRDFHGKGRVLTLPEVFIFSSNIGSGHEANVVGIEGHRAFLKKIGLLDRMQTELPEVARPVEPRVWKKVHSMTISFGHGMMTTPLQTAVGAAALMNGGKLIEPTFLTRTQAQADQVAQQVIHPQVSADMRYLYRLNSTAPGGSGKRATVQGYRVGGKTGTAEKVVHGRYSKDVRFNAFLASFPMDDPTYVVLTIIDEPKPEEGKYSATAGLNAAPMVADIIRRSATFLGVKPDFKQEFAPAEAEIASADSIND; encoded by the coding sequence ATGGCGTTTGTTGGTTCTCGTAAGAAGCATGGCAATCGCGCACGCAATCGTCTGTGGATGGCAATTGCCTGCTTTGTCGGCATTTACGGCGTGATTGGTGGCAAGCTAGTCTATTTTGGCGTGATTGGTGGTGAGGACGATGATTCCAACGGTCCTGCCGTACACCAGCTCGCATCGCGTCCCGACATTCTGGATCGCAACGGTGAAATTCTTGCGACAGATATCAAAACATCTTCGCTCTTTGCCGAGCCGCGCAAGATCGTCGATCCGGATGAAACCATCGAACTTCTTTCGACGGTCATTCCTGATCTCGACTGGGAAGCAACCTATCGCCGTCTCAAGAGTGGTGCAGGCTTCGTCTGGATCAAGCGCGGTCTGACGCCACGCCAGCAGAGCCAGATCATGGCGCTTGGTGTGCCGGGTATCGGTTTCCGTACCGAAAAGCGCCGTTTCTATCCTGGCGGCCCAACGGCATCTCATGTTCTCGGCCTCGTGAATGTCGACAATCAGGGCATTGCCGGCATGGAGAAATATATCGACAGCCAGGGTCTAAGTGATCTGCGTGCGGTCGGTATGGCAACCGGCCAGTCGCTTGAGCCAGTTCGGCTTTCGATTGATATTCGTGTTCAGCACATTATGCGTGACGTGCTGGTCAAGGCCGTCGACCGCTATCGCGCAATTGCCGCGGGTGCTGTGGTGCTGAATGTGAAGACCGGCGAAGTTATCGCCATGGCTTCTGTTCCTGATTTCGATCCCAACAATCCAGTGCATGCACTCGACAAGGATCGTCTGAACCGTATGTCGGCGGGCACCTACGAAATGGGCTCGACGATCAAGAGTTTCACGACAGCAATGGCGCTCGATTCCGGCAAGTTTAATCTTAACTCGAGGATCGACGCATCACGGCCACTGGTGATTGGTCGCCAGACCATCCGCGACTTCCACGGTAAAGGCCGCGTGTTGACGCTGCCCGAAGTGTTTATCTTCTCGTCTAATATCGGTTCAGGTCATGAGGCGAATGTGGTTGGCATCGAAGGCCATCGCGCGTTCCTCAAGAAGATCGGCCTGCTTGATCGCATGCAGACGGAATTGCCGGAAGTTGCGCGTCCGGTCGAACCACGCGTCTGGAAGAAAGTTCACTCCATGACCATTTCCTTTGGTCATGGCATGATGACGACACCGCTTCAAACGGCAGTGGGTGCTGCCGCGTTGATGAATGGCGGCAAGCTGATTGAACCGACATTCCTGACCCGTACACAGGCTCAGGCTGATCAGGTTGCGCAGCAGGTTATACATCCGCAGGTTTCTGCCGATATGCGCTATCTTTATCGTCTGAACTCCACCGCTCCGGGTGGTTCGGGTAAGCGCGCGACGGTTCAGGGCTATCGCGTTGGCGGTAAAACTGGCACGGCGGAAAAGGTTGTGCACGGCCGTTATTCGAAAGATGTACGCTTCAACGCGTTCCTAGCATCCTTCCCGATGGACGATCCGACCTACGTTGTTTTGACGATCATTGATGAGCCAAAACCAGAAGAAGGCAAGTACAGCGCAACCGCTGGTCTTAATGCCGCCCCGATGGTTGCAGACATTATTCGTCGCTCAGCCACCTTTTTGGGGGTTAAGCCCGATTTTAAACAGGAATTTGCGCCAGCAGAAGCAGAGATCGCTTCCGCTGATTCGATAAACGACTGA
- the ftsL gene encoding cell division protein FtsL yields MLRTFELIMIAAMLVAATITYTIKYDAERQIAVIAKLKRQIDSEKDTITLLRADWALMTQPGRLQSLVGVYSEELKLQPIEAEQLAMGVQDIPERQLDDIQKLISGSDELVASGVLVPDATTTGSIKKNGARH; encoded by the coding sequence GTGCTGCGTACTTTTGAACTCATCATGATAGCGGCGATGCTGGTAGCAGCAACGATCACCTATACCATCAAGTATGATGCGGAGAGGCAGATCGCTGTTATTGCCAAGCTCAAGCGCCAGATCGATTCCGAAAAGGATACGATTACGCTTCTGCGCGCGGATTGGGCTTTGATGACCCAGCCGGGTCGCTTGCAGAGCCTCGTGGGCGTTTACTCTGAGGAACTTAAGTTGCAGCCGATCGAAGCAGAGCAGCTTGCGATGGGTGTGCAGGACATTCCGGAACGCCAGCTGGACGATATTCAGAAACTTATCTCAGGCAGTGATGAACTGGTGGCAAGCGGTGTTCTCGTACCCGATGCAACAACCACCGGCAGCATCAAGAAGAATGGAGCGAGGCACTGA
- the rsmH gene encoding 16S rRNA (cytosine(1402)-N(4))-methyltransferase RsmH, producing the protein MMASLGGDTSQAEGAKDRHVPVLISEVIEALKPESGKVIVDGTFGAGGYTRRILEEGANVIAIDRDPTAIAAGRAMEKQFEGKLNLVESRFSALDKAVEKVEGEGEKVDGVVLDIGVSSMQIDEAERGFSFQKDGPLDMRMSRNGPSASDVVNRLKMGDLARIFNFLGEERNAGRIARMIEKRRETQPFTRTLDLANAIESLVGRNPKVPIHPATRVFQALRIYVNDELGELARALLAAERVLKPGGRLVVVTFHSLEDRMVKRYFADRAGGSAGSRHLPETHVRYPSFTPAVKGAVGPTAEEEERNPRARSAKLRAGLRTENPPLEDDLSLFGLPKLPETHELARS; encoded by the coding sequence ATGATGGCTAGCCTCGGCGGAGACACATCTCAAGCTGAAGGGGCTAAGGACCGTCACGTTCCGGTGCTCATTTCCGAAGTGATTGAAGCCTTGAAGCCTGAATCCGGCAAGGTAATCGTCGACGGCACGTTTGGTGCGGGCGGTTATACGCGGCGTATTCTGGAAGAGGGTGCCAATGTCATCGCTATTGATCGCGACCCGACCGCAATTGCAGCTGGTCGCGCTATGGAAAAGCAGTTCGAAGGCAAGCTCAATCTGGTCGAGAGCCGCTTTTCGGCGTTGGATAAAGCCGTTGAAAAAGTCGAGGGTGAAGGCGAGAAAGTTGATGGCGTTGTGCTCGATATCGGCGTCTCGTCGATGCAGATCGACGAAGCCGAGCGTGGCTTTTCCTTCCAGAAAGACGGGCCTCTCGACATGCGCATGTCACGCAATGGGCCAAGTGCTTCTGATGTGGTGAACCGTCTGAAGATGGGCGATCTTGCTCGCATCTTCAATTTTCTGGGTGAAGAACGTAATGCGGGCCGTATCGCACGCATGATCGAAAAGCGCCGCGAAACACAGCCTTTTACGCGCACTCTGGATCTCGCCAATGCTATTGAATCGCTGGTCGGTCGCAATCCGAAAGTGCCTATTCATCCTGCTACGCGCGTGTTTCAGGCGCTGCGCATCTATGTGAATGACGAGTTGGGCGAGCTGGCGCGGGCATTGCTTGCAGCCGAGCGCGTTCTCAAGCCGGGCGGACGTCTGGTCGTCGTTACGTTCCATTCGCTCGAAGACCGCATGGTCAAACGCTACTTTGCCGACCGCGCTGGCGGCAGTGCCGGTTCAAGGCATCTGCCTGAGACGCATGTGCGCTATCCGAGTTTTACACCTGCAGTGAAAGGTGCCGTTGGTCCAACTGCAGAAGAAGAAGAGCGCAATCCACGTGCGCGCTCTGCAAAATTGCGCGCTGGTCTGAGGACCGAAAACCCGCCTCTTGAAGATGATCTTTCGCTTTTCGGGCTGCCCAAATTGCCCGAAACGCATGAACTGGCCCGGAGTTGA
- a CDS encoding Nramp family divalent metal transporter yields MSDVHRSIRVSRSGSKLRRATAFFGPGYLVAVGYMDPGNWATSLAGGSRFGYMLLSVVLISNLMAVLLQALCTRLAVATGRDLAQACRDAYPRFLAWPLWLLAELAICATDLAEVIGTAIGLNLLFGIPLEIGVIITAADVLLVLYLQNKGFRRVEALIITLLGVIALCFLIQILMAEPKWGEVIRGFAPTTEILRNPDMLYIALGIIGATVMPHNLYLHSGIIQTRDYGHTLPEKREAIRFATLDSTIALTFALLVNASILILAAASFHATGNTGVEDLDKAHALLNPLLGSALAPTLFAIALLCCGLNSTITATMAGQIVMEGFIDIKLKPWLRRAITRFVAIVPAAIVTIMYGSQGTTELLILSQVVLSLQLPFAIIPLVMFTAEKKKMGALVAPRWVTILAAITAAIIVVLNMKLIYDFFTGVPF; encoded by the coding sequence ATGTCAGACGTGCACCGGTCAATCCGGGTCAGCCGATCAGGCTCAAAACTTCGCCGCGCGACGGCGTTCTTCGGCCCCGGCTATCTGGTTGCCGTCGGCTATATGGACCCTGGCAACTGGGCGACTTCCCTCGCTGGCGGCTCCCGCTTCGGCTATATGTTGCTGTCGGTCGTGCTGATTTCCAATCTGATGGCCGTGCTTTTGCAGGCACTCTGCACCCGGCTTGCAGTTGCGACAGGTCGCGATCTCGCGCAAGCTTGCCGGGATGCCTATCCGCGTTTCCTCGCATGGCCCTTGTGGCTTTTGGCTGAACTCGCCATTTGCGCCACAGACTTGGCTGAAGTCATCGGCACGGCAATCGGTCTTAATCTTCTTTTCGGCATTCCACTGGAAATCGGCGTCATCATCACTGCAGCCGACGTACTCCTCGTTCTCTATTTACAGAATAAGGGCTTTCGCCGCGTCGAAGCACTCATCATCACGCTGTTGGGCGTGATTGCTCTCTGCTTCCTGATCCAGATTTTGATGGCAGAACCCAAATGGGGCGAAGTAATCCGCGGCTTTGCGCCAACGACTGAAATTCTCCGAAATCCGGATATGCTTTATATAGCATTGGGTATTATTGGTGCGACGGTGATGCCGCATAATCTCTACCTGCACTCAGGCATCATTCAAACCCGTGATTATGGACATACCCTGCCGGAAAAGCGCGAAGCGATCCGATTTGCGACGCTAGACTCCACCATCGCCCTCACCTTCGCATTGCTGGTCAATGCCTCGATCCTGATCCTCGCCGCAGCAAGCTTCCACGCAACCGGCAATACCGGGGTAGAGGATCTCGACAAAGCCCATGCTTTGCTCAATCCGCTGCTCGGCTCGGCACTGGCGCCTACCCTCTTTGCAATTGCGCTTCTGTGCTGCGGGCTCAATTCGACCATTACGGCAACCATGGCCGGTCAAATCGTGATGGAAGGCTTTATCGATATCAAGTTGAAGCCCTGGCTTCGCCGCGCCATCACACGTTTCGTTGCGATTGTGCCCGCAGCCATTGTCACCATCATGTATGGTTCGCAGGGAACGACCGAGCTCCTTATCCTGTCACAGGTCGTACTCAGCCTGCAGCTGCCTTTTGCGATCATACCGCTGGTGATGTTCACGGCAGAAAAGAAGAAAATGGGCGCTTTGGTTGCCCCGCGCTGGGTTACAATCCTTGCAGCAATCACCGCCGCCATCATCGTCGTCTTGAACATGAAACTCATCTACGACTTCTTCACAGGCGTACCGTTTTGA
- a CDS encoding SDR family oxidoreductase: protein MSSLKDKVVIITGASSGIGRATAMLFASQGAAVVLNARNEGALESVARVIKELGGKARYVVGDASRIETHEQLVAAAQREFGRLDIAFNNAGTVGPIRPLIEASLDDWDTVIAGNLTSAFLGAKLQIPSMLMSGGGAIIFTSTFVGTSVGIPGMSLYGAAKAGLMGLVKGITADYGSQGIRANALLPGGVDTPMAGSDAQKEWAAGLHAMKRIAQPEEIAQAALFLAGPMASFVSGSALYADGGNSAVK, encoded by the coding sequence ATGTCGAGCTTAAAAGATAAGGTCGTGATCATTACCGGTGCATCATCGGGAATAGGGCGCGCTACGGCAATGCTGTTTGCTTCGCAAGGTGCGGCTGTCGTTCTGAATGCGCGTAACGAGGGAGCACTTGAGTCGGTGGCGAGGGTCATCAAAGAGCTTGGTGGAAAAGCACGTTATGTGGTTGGGGATGCTTCCCGAATTGAAACACATGAACAACTGGTCGCTGCTGCTCAACGGGAATTTGGTCGTCTTGATATTGCCTTTAATAATGCGGGTACCGTTGGTCCGATCAGACCGCTGATAGAAGCTAGCCTTGATGACTGGGACACTGTGATCGCTGGAAATCTGACATCTGCATTTCTCGGCGCAAAATTGCAGATACCATCGATGCTCATGTCTGGCGGTGGTGCAATCATTTTCACATCAACTTTTGTCGGTACCAGCGTTGGGATTCCAGGAATGTCACTCTATGGTGCGGCAAAGGCTGGGTTGATGGGATTGGTAAAGGGTATCACCGCGGACTATGGCTCGCAGGGCATCAGAGCCAATGCGCTTTTGCCGGGCGGTGTCGATACGCCGATGGCAGGTAGCGACGCACAGAAAGAATGGGCAGCGGGTCTACATGCAATGAAGCGGATAGCGCAGCCCGAGGAAATTGCCCAGGCAGCACTCTTTCTTGCAGGGCCAATGGCGAGCTTTGTTTCTGGTTCAGCGCTTTATGCTGATGGTGGCAATTCAGCGGTCAAATAA
- a CDS encoding lytic transglycosylase domain-containing protein, translated as MKVKFVVVCALIGAMSSFGLNSAMSAPVNEPTNLADLLKARAQSKTAEANKSEKASRAAVRADQKQTAKKVSVITKRAAPTAKSAKRSKSRGETSKSVQGGKGYSQIINRYAATYGVSSSLAHAVVRHESNFQPNVRGAAGEIGLMQIKLSTARGLGYTGSAKGLYEPSTNIQFGMKYLAMAQKLGGGSTCGTILKYNAGHGAKRMNPTSAKYCSSVKTYMAGL; from the coding sequence ATGAAAGTAAAATTTGTTGTTGTATGCGCCCTCATTGGCGCCATGAGTTCATTTGGCCTTAATTCTGCGATGAGTGCTCCCGTTAATGAGCCAACCAATCTCGCAGATCTGCTCAAGGCAAGAGCACAGAGCAAGACCGCTGAAGCCAACAAGTCTGAAAAGGCATCCCGCGCGGCTGTACGGGCAGATCAGAAACAGACTGCCAAGAAGGTTTCGGTCATCACCAAGCGTGCTGCGCCAACAGCTAAAAGTGCAAAGCGTTCCAAGTCGCGTGGCGAGACTTCAAAGTCTGTGCAGGGCGGCAAGGGTTACTCACAGATCATCAATCGTTATGCTGCAACTTACGGCGTATCTTCCTCGCTGGCTCATGCCGTTGTTCGTCACGAAAGCAATTTCCAGCCAAACGTTCGGGGTGCTGCCGGTGAAATTGGTCTGATGCAGATCAAGCTCTCGACAGCTCGCGGTCTGGGTTACACGGGTTCGGCAAAGGGCCTCTATGAGCCTTCAACCAACATCCAGTTCGGCATGAAGTATCTTGCCATGGCACAGAAGCTTGGCGGCGGCAGCACCTGCGGCACCATCCTCAAGTACAATGCCGGTCATGGCGCAAAGCGCATGAACCCGACCTCTGCAAAGTATTGCAGCTCGGTTAAGACCTATATGGCCGGCCTTTAA
- a CDS encoding N-acetylmuramoyl-L-alanine amidase: MSSADASQEELVAELSLEKPDYPAASLDASPNFGPRRDGKTPTFLILHYTGLATAEEALDVLKSPEREVSAHYLVHEDGRVVQMVSEKARAWHAGQSFWKGETDINSASIGIEIVNPGDLENYPPFADRQIETVIDLCRSICGRYEIRPENVLAHSDIAPERKTDPGHNFPWKKLYEAGIGHYIEPTPIRGGRFLARGEQGQPVEALQSMLALYGYKIEINGVFDEATQTVIKAFQRHFRTQNVDGVADVSTIDTLYRLIFSLQNVTA, translated from the coding sequence ATGAGCAGCGCAGACGCTTCGCAGGAAGAACTTGTAGCGGAACTGTCTTTGGAAAAGCCCGACTATCCGGCCGCTTCTCTGGATGCGTCACCCAATTTTGGTCCCCGCCGCGATGGCAAGACGCCGACCTTCCTCATCCTGCATTATACAGGGCTGGCAACAGCTGAAGAAGCTTTGGATGTACTCAAGTCACCCGAGCGGGAAGTTTCTGCTCATTATCTCGTTCACGAAGATGGCCGTGTGGTGCAGATGGTATCTGAAAAGGCACGAGCATGGCATGCAGGTCAAAGCTTCTGGAAGGGTGAAACCGATATCAACTCGGCGTCCATTGGCATCGAGATTGTCAATCCGGGTGACTTGGAAAACTATCCACCTTTCGCAGATAGACAGATTGAAACCGTCATCGATCTTTGTCGCAGCATATGCGGACGCTATGAGATCCGCCCGGAAAATGTTCTTGCGCATTCCGACATTGCGCCTGAACGCAAGACGGACCCGGGGCATAACTTCCCATGGAAGAAACTGTATGAAGCAGGCATTGGCCACTACATTGAACCAACGCCGATCCGTGGCGGGCGCTTCCTCGCACGTGGCGAACAGGGCCAGCCAGTGGAGGCTTTGCAGTCCATGCTTGCCCTTTATGGCTATAAAATCGAGATCAATGGTGTGTTCGATGAGGCCACACAAACCGTGATTAAGGCGTTTCAGCGACATTTTCGGACACAAAATGTGGACGGTGTAGCCGACGTATCTACTATAGATACCCTCTACAGGCTGATTTTTTCATTGCAAAATGTTACCGCTTGA
- a CDS encoding J domain-containing protein: MSIWVRIGEFVTSVTLNAISSVIEAVRTVFEGDADTRRRVAFSIAMIALSAKMAKADGVVTQDEFRAFQSIFSVPPEEHAHVVRLYNLAQQDVAGYESYARQLAGLCREGDENCHLLEDILDGLFHIATADGYVHDKEMAFLSSVAEIFGFDEESFERIALRHVNRGEGDPYAILGLVRGVSFEDARKRYRSLVKEHHPDRLYAEGLPLEFINIANARLAAINAAWASVEKQLEPA; the protein is encoded by the coding sequence ATGTCTATCTGGGTTCGCATTGGTGAATTTGTCACCTCCGTCACGCTGAACGCTATTTCAAGCGTTATCGAGGCTGTGCGAACGGTTTTCGAAGGCGATGCGGATACGCGCAGGCGCGTTGCATTCTCCATTGCGATGATTGCGCTTTCTGCCAAAATGGCCAAAGCCGATGGCGTGGTGACGCAGGACGAGTTTCGCGCGTTCCAGAGCATTTTCTCCGTGCCGCCAGAAGAACATGCCCATGTCGTTCGCTTGTATAATCTCGCGCAGCAGGATGTTGCAGGTTATGAGAGCTATGCGCGTCAGCTCGCTGGCCTTTGCCGTGAAGGTGATGAGAACTGTCATCTCCTTGAAGATATTCTCGACGGACTTTTTCACATTGCAACCGCTGACGGCTATGTGCACGATAAGGAAATGGCTTTCCTGTCCAGCGTTGCCGAGATTTTCGGCTTCGATGAGGAAAGTTTCGAGCGTATCGCATTGAGGCATGTCAATCGAGGCGAGGGCGATCCTTATGCCATTCTCGGGCTGGTGCGCGGCGTTTCTTTTGAGGACGCGCGCAAGCGCTACCGTTCATTGGTGAAAGAACACCATCCGGATCGGCTTTATGCGGAAGGTCTTCCGCTGGAATTCATAAATATCGCGAATGCACGTCTTGCAGCCATCAATGCGGCTTGGGCAAGTGTCGAAAAACAATTGGAGCCCGCATGA